Genomic segment of Vibrio celticus:
GAAGATTTCCTTCTAAAAGGGATATTAGGATTCTTACTATTTGCAGGCGGTTTGGGAATCAAATTACCAAACCTAAAAGACCAGAAATGGGAAATAACAGTACTCGCGTTAGGTGCTACGCTGTTTTCAACATTCTTTATCGGTTTTGTGCTGTACGGGTTCTGTCAGTTCATCGGTATTCAATTTGATCTGATTTACTGCCTACTCTTTGGTTCTCTAATCTCTCCAACCGACCCAATTGCCGTTTTAGCAATAGTAAAAAAGCTCGACGCGCCTAGAAGAATCTCTACTCAAATCGAGGGAGAATCTCTATTCAACGATGGTTTTGGCTTAGTTATTTTCGTAACCCTATTTACTATCGCATTCGGCACAGAAGCGCCAACCGTCGGTAGTGTGACCATGCTATTCGTTCAAGAGGCAATTGGCGGCATCGTCTACGGTTTTGTTTTAGGTCTTGTATTCCATTACCTAATCAGCAACACCGATGACCACTCTATGGAGTTGCTATTAACCATCGGCATCCCAACTGCTGGTTATGCGTTTGCTGAAGTTCTACATGTATCAGGTCCATTGGCAATGGTGGTATCAGGTATCATGATTGGTAATTGGACTCGCTTTATCGGATTCTCAAAAGAGAGTGAAGACCACTTAGACCATTTCTGGGAGTTAATAGACGAGTTTTTAAATGGTGTATTGTTTTTACTAATCGGTATGTCAATGTTGCTATTCAAATTCCACCAAGAAGACTGGATCTTAATGGCGTTCGCCGTTCCTCTAGTACTAAGCGCTCGCTACCTAAGTGTCTTCTTGTCTTATATCGGGTTTAAGCGCTTTAGAACTTATAACCCATGGTCTATAAAAATTCTAACTTGGGGTGGTTTACGTGGCGGCTTAGCACTCGCTATGGCACTTTCTATACCTTCTGGCATTTGGGTAATTGAAGAGAAGCTAATCGATGTAAAAGAAGTTATCCTCGTTATGACCTATGCGGTAGTTGTATTCTCGATTTTAGTACAAGGCTCGACAATTACTCCTATGATCGAAAAAGCAAAGCAAGCAGAGAAAGAGCTAGATTAACATCTCATAATATTAAACTAGG
This window contains:
- a CDS encoding cation:proton antiporter — protein: MSVYYTLCFLSAAAMLIAFVNTKIGKMQTTIAITAGSMMLSLLIIIAGQNNWFQLADIASETVASINFEDFLLKGILGFLLFAGGLGIKLPNLKDQKWEITVLALGATLFSTFFIGFVLYGFCQFIGIQFDLIYCLLFGSLISPTDPIAVLAIVKKLDAPRRISTQIEGESLFNDGFGLVIFVTLFTIAFGTEAPTVGSVTMLFVQEAIGGIVYGFVLGLVFHYLISNTDDHSMELLLTIGIPTAGYAFAEVLHVSGPLAMVVSGIMIGNWTRFIGFSKESEDHLDHFWELIDEFLNGVLFLLIGMSMLLFKFHQEDWILMAFAVPLVLSARYLSVFLSYIGFKRFRTYNPWSIKILTWGGLRGGLALAMALSIPSGIWVIEEKLIDVKEVILVMTYAVVVFSILVQGSTITPMIEKAKQAEKELD